One genomic segment of Vibrio penaeicida includes these proteins:
- a CDS encoding HAD family hydrolase — MNLALFDFDGTITSEDTYTKFIFYSTPKVRMGIGLLLVWPIIFLYKLGWLQASKTRPILSKVAFWHRKEKDVTLIANQYAKDYLTTIIRPEAAEKLRWHQAQGDKIVMVSASLDVYLKVWCQSYGISLVCSELEVKNSRYTGRYSQGDCSKENKVTLLKRTVALEEFDKIYAYGDTYEDLPMLALADEKWYQWEIVNE; from the coding sequence ATGAATCTAGCACTGTTTGATTTTGATGGCACCATCACCAGCGAAGACACCTACACAAAATTTATTTTTTATTCTACGCCCAAGGTCAGAATGGGGATCGGCTTACTGCTGGTATGGCCGATTATATTTCTTTATAAGCTTGGATGGCTGCAAGCCTCTAAAACGCGCCCTATTTTGTCTAAAGTGGCTTTTTGGCATCGAAAAGAAAAGGATGTCACGCTAATCGCCAACCAGTATGCGAAAGACTATCTAACCACGATAATCCGACCGGAAGCAGCAGAAAAACTCCGTTGGCACCAAGCGCAAGGAGACAAAATAGTCATGGTTTCGGCATCGCTCGATGTGTACTTAAAGGTTTGGTGCCAATCCTATGGCATCTCACTTGTGTGTAGCGAACTAGAAGTCAAAAATAGTCGCTATACTGGGCGATACAGTCAAGGAGACTGCAGTAAAGAAAACAAAGTCACATTGCTAAAACGCACAGTCGCGCTGGAAGAGTTCGATAAAATATACGCGTATGGCGATACCTATGAAGATTTGCCAATGCTCGCGCTTGCAGACGAAAAATGGTACCAGTGGGAAATCGTGAACGAGTAA
- a CDS encoding CatA-like O-acetyltransferase, whose translation MTTSARVIDKNTWGRAPHYDHFNQRDFPYVGFCAEVELTNSFYYAKTHSISIFNLVSYAVLAAANDIREFRLRAHGDEIVEYESLRFGFIAMTKEPPLFSFGEVEKGESFNEFNDLIESEKSRISQEIMLETKLESDDVIYTSCLPWLRFTSFVHPVNLNIPSTIPLISWGKIIDKDGYVDMPVSVQANHALMDGWHISMYYKKLQQYLAEPEKLLEEML comes from the coding sequence ATGACAACGTCAGCAAGGGTTATAGATAAAAATACGTGGGGGCGAGCCCCGCATTATGATCATTTCAACCAAAGGGATTTTCCCTATGTTGGGTTTTGTGCAGAGGTAGAACTTACCAACTCATTTTACTATGCCAAAACACACTCGATTTCGATCTTCAATTTGGTTTCTTACGCGGTATTGGCAGCGGCTAATGACATTAGGGAGTTTAGATTGAGGGCACATGGTGACGAAATAGTAGAATACGAGTCTTTGCGGTTTGGATTTATCGCAATGACAAAAGAACCGCCGCTTTTTAGCTTTGGGGAGGTCGAAAAAGGCGAATCTTTTAACGAGTTTAATGATTTGATCGAATCCGAGAAATCTCGAATTTCACAAGAAATCATGTTGGAAACCAAACTGGAAAGTGATGATGTTATCTACACATCGTGCTTGCCTTGGTTGCGGTTTACCTCCTTTGTTCACCCAGTCAATTTAAATATTCCTTCGACCATTCCTCTGATTTCATGGGGGAAGATTATCGATAAGGATGGTTACGTCGATATGCCTGTGTCAGTACAAGCGAACCACGCCCTGATGGACGGTTGGCATATTTCCATGTACTACAAAAAACTGCAGCAATACTTAGCCGAGCCAGAAAAGCTGCTGGAAGAAATGCTTTAA
- a CDS encoding alpha/beta fold hydrolase, which produces MYQREGIIEIDNANIYYEVSGNPNGKPLLMIHGGLGCMYDLMPLLDYVPEDYKVILVDLRGHGQSTLGEVALSYERYQQDVEQLLRSLNISNYSVFGFSDGGTVAYRLAASQPELVEQIVTLGSHWRLPKNDSSEEILGSVSEKMWREQFPKDVARYQEINPSPDFGALIEKVKAVWLDKTSTGYPNESIQRIGCPSLVIRGNNDFLLSANEALLAVNQLPDAEFMNVPFSAHATHQEFPEVVGLALNRFLSFTL; this is translated from the coding sequence ATGTACCAGAGAGAAGGGATTATCGAGATAGATAATGCAAATATTTACTACGAAGTCAGTGGCAATCCCAATGGCAAACCCTTGCTGATGATTCATGGCGGGTTAGGGTGCATGTACGACTTGATGCCACTGCTGGACTATGTTCCCGAAGACTACAAAGTGATATTGGTCGATTTACGTGGGCACGGTCAATCCACGCTAGGGGAGGTGGCATTAAGTTATGAGCGTTACCAACAAGACGTAGAACAGTTGCTGAGATCACTGAACATATCGAACTATTCTGTTTTTGGATTCAGCGACGGTGGAACAGTAGCGTATCGCCTTGCCGCTAGTCAGCCGGAATTAGTGGAGCAAATAGTAACGTTAGGCTCGCATTGGCGGTTACCAAAAAACGATTCATCGGAAGAAATATTGGGCTCGGTTTCGGAGAAGATGTGGCGAGAGCAATTTCCCAAAGATGTTGCGAGATATCAAGAAATCAACCCAAGCCCAGATTTCGGTGCACTAATAGAAAAAGTAAAAGCGGTATGGTTAGATAAAACATCGACGGGGTACCCAAACGAGTCAATTCAGCGCATTGGTTGCCCATCATTGGTTATACGCGGTAATAATGATTTTCTATTGTCAGCGAACGAGGCACTCTTAGCTGTTAATCAATTGCCAGACGCAGAGTTTATGAATGTGCCTTTTTCTGCCCACGCAACACACCAAGAATTCCCTGAAGTGGTCGGTCTTGCATTGAACCGTTTCTTATCATTTACATTGTAA